Proteins from a genomic interval of Alphaproteobacteria bacterium:
- a CDS encoding aminoglycoside phosphotransferase family protein: MTDRQTLKFYHRAICDTTRNIRHVDVPVIRGTNSRIFIVDTTDMGRVVFRFNPRHVAHRNHDISQVLQAHNIPVPTVKLNLYQGQYFETYPYAPGQTFQECLDAGMSSSEIRDVYEMMAYQVKKMSEIPLHNFRNIENKNCSAVAQSNVVTKKDSWALGQCVKYGTKLLNAGHQSICHCDLTPRNIVLNDDKQISSVLDLNAVSVANINFALAITGLSLRRNKLNRYEFYSICDDVLPGRLQPVRLSITEQICGLYFRGYCK; this comes from the coding sequence ATGACCGACAGACAAACATTGAAATTTTATCACCGCGCAATATGCGATACTACCCGGAACATCCGCCACGTAGATGTCCCGGTTATTCGTGGCACAAACAGCCGGATTTTTATTGTCGACACAACCGATATGGGACGCGTTGTATTTCGATTTAATCCGCGACACGTTGCGCATCGCAATCACGACATTAGCCAGGTTTTACAGGCGCATAACATCCCAGTTCCAACTGTAAAACTGAACCTGTACCAAGGACAGTATTTTGAAACATATCCATATGCACCGGGACAAACGTTTCAGGAATGTCTGGACGCGGGTATGTCCAGTTCGGAAATCAGGGACGTCTATGAAATGATGGCATACCAAGTAAAGAAAATGTCAGAAATCCCGCTGCACAATTTCAGAAATATTGAAAACAAAAACTGTTCAGCCGTCGCACAATCTAATGTGGTAACCAAGAAAGATTCTTGGGCACTGGGCCAGTGTGTCAAATACGGCACAAAGTTATTAAACGCCGGCCACCAAAGCATTTGCCATTGCGATTTAACACCACGCAATATCGTACTGAATGATGACAAACAAATTTCATCCGTTTTGGATTTAAACGCCGTATCAGTCGCCAACATTAACTTTGCACTGGCAATCACAGGGTTATCATTACGACGAAATAAACTGAATCGATATGAATTTTACAGCATTTGCGACGATGTGTTGCCAGGACGGTTGCAACCAGTACGCCTGAGCATAACAGAGCAAATATGTGGATTATATTTTCGCGGATATTGCAAATAA
- a CDS encoding rubrerythrin family protein has translation MVSLKGTQTEKNLLIAFAGESQARNRYTMYASQAKKDGYQAISKIFLETADQEKEHASRLFKFLEGGDLEITASFPAGKIGTTLENLQAAAYGEHEENTEMYPKFAQIAAQEGFPAIAEILKNIGYAERYHESRFRALIDAIENGTLFKQDKIVMWRCTNCGMWHIGTEAPSVCPACLHEQGYFISEGTISRCDTNEGFCEYSVIDD, from the coding sequence ATGGTATCATTAAAAGGTACACAAACTGAAAAAAATCTATTAATTGCATTCGCCGGCGAATCCCAGGCACGCAATCGTTACACAATGTACGCGTCCCAGGCAAAAAAAGACGGCTATCAGGCAATTTCCAAAATCTTTCTGGAAACTGCGGACCAAGAAAAAGAACATGCATCCCGTCTGTTTAAATTCCTAGAAGGGGGCGATCTGGAAATAACCGCGTCATTCCCTGCGGGCAAAATCGGCACTACATTGGAAAACTTGCAGGCTGCTGCCTATGGCGAACACGAAGAAAATACAGAAATGTATCCAAAATTTGCACAAATTGCCGCCCAAGAAGGCTTCCCAGCAATCGCTGAAATCCTGAAAAATATCGGCTATGCGGAACGTTATCATGAATCACGTTTCCGCGCATTGATTGATGCAATTGAAAACGGCACATTGTTTAAGCAAGATAAAATTGTTATGTGGCGTTGCACAAACTGTGGCATGTGGCACATCGGGACCGAAGCGCCATCTGTATGCCCAGCATGTCTGCACGAACAGGGCTATTTCATCAGCGAAGGGACAATTTCCCGCTGTGATACAAACGAAGGCTTCTGTGAATACAGTGTTATCGATGACTAA
- the rpoZ gene encoding DNA-directed RNA polymerase subunit omega — protein sequence MARTTNSDTLPYVESRYELGMLASQRVRDLNGGAEPVVAKNNDKLTVVALREIASGNLDVNAVRHEFVQSYKDAPSAADGAESLEIGSEDPLLREIDAELEATLADDEPGSITVDEAVEAATADAE from the coding sequence ATGGCACGCACAACAAATTCTGATACATTACCATACGTAGAAAGCCGTTATGAACTGGGTATGCTGGCATCCCAGCGCGTTCGTGACCTGAACGGTGGTGCAGAACCTGTGGTCGCAAAAAACAACGATAAATTGACAGTTGTTGCCCTGCGTGAAATTGCCAGTGGAAATCTGGATGTGAACGCGGTTCGTCACGAATTTGTTCAGTCTTACAAGGATGCCCCATCTGCCGCTGATGGTGCTGAATCCCTGGAAATTGGCAGCGAAGATCCATTGCTGCGTGAAATCGACGCAGAATTAGAAGCGACCTTGGCTGACGATGAACCTGGCTCAATCACGGTTGACGAAGCGGTTGAAGCCGCCACCGCAGACGCAGAATAA
- the recN gene encoding DNA repair protein RecN translates to MLIGLSISNIVLIEKLNLEFGSGLNILTGETGAGKSILLDALSLALGARSDVGLIRHGCDTASVVAEFDVTPSAAAGILSEYDIDCAGGLILRRTLSQDGRGRAWINDTPVSVKTLKAVGDTLIEMHGQFANHTLLNPSTHRPTLDTFAQNNIADFGTLLSRTREAYMAYHTAEKRLNELRDLLARSESEREYLEHNVAELRALNPQPGEEEEFATRRANMMNAEKNAAILSEALEALSPRGNSLDAQLFNVAHILQRIRGDENPYSAQIDKLYDLAESVAQITQSLTPETTDMDNLDEIEERLFAIRAAARKHHVPADELPNMLAQMTDQLNAIDNSDAELKKMTSVVNRCRAEFDAAAAALSAARVDAANTLRTCLLAELPDLKLGAADFMVDVSVTTPSATGIDDVVFMIKTNPGSPFAPLHRAASGGELARLMLAMRVVLAGTNDMHSFVFDEIDTGISGATASAVGARLNRLAQSNQALVITHSAQVAGFATRHFKISKSVANDKTTTSVCEITGDERVNEVARIISGSEITPESITMAKTLIKK, encoded by the coding sequence ATGTTAATTGGATTAAGCATTTCTAATATCGTATTAATTGAAAAACTGAATTTAGAATTCGGTTCTGGCTTGAACATATTAACGGGCGAAACCGGCGCCGGGAAAAGTATTTTACTGGACGCGCTGTCATTGGCATTGGGTGCGCGGTCTGATGTGGGCTTAATCCGTCATGGTTGTGATACTGCGTCCGTTGTGGCGGAATTTGATGTGACGCCATCGGCGGCGGCCGGAATATTATCTGAATATGACATTGACTGTGCGGGCGGTCTTATTCTGCGTCGCACATTGTCCCAGGACGGTCGCGGGCGCGCATGGATAAATGACACACCTGTATCTGTCAAAACGTTAAAGGCGGTGGGCGACACATTAATCGAAATGCATGGTCAGTTTGCGAATCATACATTGCTGAATCCATCGACACATCGTCCTACGTTGGATACATTTGCGCAAAACAACATTGCGGACTTTGGAACGTTACTATCACGCACACGCGAAGCGTATATGGCATATCATACGGCGGAAAAACGTCTGAATGAATTGCGTGATTTATTGGCACGCAGTGAATCTGAACGCGAATATTTGGAACACAATGTGGCCGAATTACGCGCCCTGAATCCACAGCCCGGCGAAGAAGAAGAATTTGCCACACGTCGTGCTAATATGATGAACGCGGAAAAGAATGCCGCCATTTTGTCCGAAGCACTCGAAGCCTTATCGCCACGTGGCAATTCATTGGATGCCCAGTTGTTTAATGTCGCGCATATTTTACAGCGCATACGTGGCGATGAAAATCCATATTCTGCCCAGATTGATAAATTGTACGATTTGGCGGAATCTGTTGCGCAAATAACCCAGTCTTTGACCCCTGAAACAACGGATATGGACAACCTGGATGAAATCGAAGAACGCCTGTTTGCCATTCGCGCGGCCGCGCGCAAACATCATGTTCCGGCGGATGAATTACCAAATATGTTGGCCCAGATGACGGATCAGTTAAACGCGATTGATAATTCAGATGCAGAACTGAAAAAAATGACAAGCGTTGTAAACCGTTGTCGTGCCGAATTTGATGCGGCGGCGGCGGCATTATCTGCGGCCCGCGTGGATGCTGCGAACACATTACGGACATGTTTATTGGCCGAATTACCCGATTTAAAACTGGGGGCGGCGGATTTTATGGTTGATGTGTCAGTGACCACGCCGTCTGCAACCGGGATTGACGATGTTGTATTCATGATAAAAACCAATCCAGGCTCGCCATTTGCGCCACTACACCGTGCGGCATCTGGCGGTGAATTGGCGCGTTTAATGTTGGCGATGCGTGTTGTTTTGGCGGGAACGAATGACATGCATTCATTTGTATTTGATGAAATTGACACAGGCATCAGTGGCGCAACCGCATCGGCGGTTGGTGCGCGACTAAATCGCCTGGCGCAATCGAACCAGGCCTTGGTTATAACTCATTCTGCCCAGGTCGCAGGTTTTGCCACACGTCATTTCAAGATATCTAAATCTGTTGCCAACGATAAAACCACGACATCGGTTTGCGAAATTACTGGTGACGAACGCGTGAACGAGGTTGCCCGCATAATCAGTGGCTCTGAAATCACGCCTGAATCCATTACAATGGCAAAAACATTGATTAAAAAATAA
- the obgE gene encoding GTPase ObgE, whose translation MKFLDRAKIYVKAGDGGNGSASFRREKYIEFGGPNGGDGGRGGDVVFVAVPNVNTLIDYRYKTKFVAQRGENGMGKMRTGASGDTLVLPVPTGTVILSENEEIEYADLNEDGMEYRAARGGNGGWGNLHFKSPTNRAPKQANDGLPGEERTVVLRLKLIADIGLVGFPNAGKSTLLSAVTAARPKIANYPFTTLNPQLGVMYAHDREFVLVDLPGLIEGAHTGVGLGDQFLGHAERTKMILHVIDGTEPDWVARYAAIRHEMDSYGGDLVAKPEMVVINKIDAIDADELSEKMTAFKKSFGRKKKPEILTISAAGRVGIPELVAAIEKKFLGLENDTVQK comes from the coding sequence ATGAAGTTCTTAGATCGTGCAAAAATTTATGTCAAGGCGGGCGATGGCGGAAACGGTTCGGCCAGTTTTAGACGTGAAAAATATATCGAGTTTGGTGGCCCAAACGGCGGTGACGGCGGTCGCGGTGGTGATGTAGTGTTTGTTGCTGTGCCAAATGTGAACACGCTGATTGATTATCGCTATAAAACGAAATTCGTGGCCCAACGTGGTGAAAATGGTATGGGTAAAATGCGCACGGGCGCATCGGGTGACACATTGGTATTGCCTGTGCCGACAGGAACGGTGATTTTGTCAGAAAACGAAGAAATCGAATACGCAGACCTTAACGAAGACGGTATGGAATATCGCGCTGCGCGTGGCGGAAATGGCGGGTGGGGCAATCTGCATTTTAAAAGCCCTACAAACCGCGCCCCGAAACAGGCCAACGATGGCCTGCCGGGTGAAGAACGCACGGTTGTTCTGCGCCTGAAACTGATTGCTGATATTGGACTTGTTGGCTTTCCGAACGCAGGCAAATCGACGTTGTTGTCTGCGGTGACGGCGGCGCGCCCAAAAATTGCAAACTATCCATTTACTACATTAAATCCGCAATTGGGTGTCATGTACGCGCACGACCGCGAATTTGTTTTGGTTGACTTGCCCGGCCTTATCGAAGGGGCGCATACCGGCGTCGGCCTGGGCGACCAGTTTTTGGGGCATGCTGAACGTACAAAAATGATATTGCATGTTATTGACGGCACAGAACCTGATTGGGTGGCGCGCTATGCGGCAATTCGCCATGAAATGGATTCGTATGGTGGCGACTTGGTTGCCAAGCCTGAAATGGTTGTAATAAATAAAATTGATGCGATTGACGCCGACGAATTGTCTGAAAAAATGACCGCGTTCAAGAAATCGTTTGGCCGAAAAAAGAAACCTGAAATATTAACCATCAGCGCAGCAGGGAGAGTAGGGATTCCGGAGTTGGTTGCCGCCATAGAAAAGAAGTTCTTGGGGCTTGAAAATGACACAGTACAAAAATAA
- a CDS encoding MiaB/RimO family radical SAM methylthiotransferase yields MVKMQAENKKSNIKTLSFGCRLNALESEKIQNMLSPHVNTAIVINTCAVTAEAERQSGQAVRRIARENPNAPLFVTGCAATRNPELFAKIPNTVVISNANKMKLDEYIGGKIDIKKPEITIFNQVDTRLSKQFVQIQNGCNHNCAYCITRQLRGAAVSFEYADILADARRAVENGFGEIVLTGVDLASYVKKDGDQVCLISDLCKRLLADVPGIERLRLSSVDPAVPDIDNVIDLILSDKRMMPHLHFSMQSGSDTILKSMGRRHTAQRVRNLVKRGMGKITFSWDIICGFPGESEELFQETLDLVHETKPIKIHAFPFSPRPGTPAADMPNQVNRAISKERVRTINDVANANRAEFMQEQIGKTVQVLMEENNIARCPHDIAVKIDGCAIAPRTICDVKLIDVADDYFIGIMI; encoded by the coding sequence ATGGTCAAAATGCAAGCAGAAAATAAAAAAAGTAATATTAAAACACTATCTTTTGGATGTCGGCTGAACGCGCTGGAATCAGAAAAGATTCAAAATATGTTAAGCCCGCACGTAAATACGGCCATTGTTATTAATACCTGTGCCGTCACAGCCGAAGCCGAACGCCAATCAGGCCAAGCCGTACGACGCATAGCGCGCGAAAATCCAAACGCACCGCTGTTTGTGACGGGATGTGCGGCGACACGCAATCCAGAACTGTTTGCGAAAATCCCGAACACAGTTGTGATTTCCAATGCCAACAAAATGAAATTAGACGAATATATCGGGGGTAAAATCGATATAAAAAAACCGGAAATCACAATATTTAATCAAGTTGACACAAGATTATCCAAGCAGTTTGTTCAGATTCAAAATGGTTGTAATCATAACTGTGCGTACTGTATCACGCGTCAGTTACGTGGTGCGGCAGTATCATTTGAATACGCAGATATTTTAGCCGACGCACGGCGCGCCGTGGAAAATGGGTTTGGGGAAATCGTGCTGACGGGGGTAGATTTGGCATCCTATGTCAAGAAAGATGGCGACCAGGTTTGTTTGATTTCAGATTTATGCAAACGTCTGTTGGCGGATGTGCCGGGGATTGAACGGTTGCGTCTGTCATCGGTTGACCCGGCGGTGCCGGACATTGACAATGTCATTGATTTGATTTTAAGCGACAAACGCATGATGCCGCATCTGCACTTTTCTATGCAGTCGGGGTCGGATACGATATTAAAGTCTATGGGTCGGCGACATACGGCGCAACGGGTGCGTAATTTGGTAAAGCGTGGCATGGGGAAAATTACATTTAGTTGGGATATTATTTGCGGATTTCCGGGCGAATCAGAGGAATTGTTCCAAGAAACGTTGGATTTAGTGCATGAAACCAAACCGATTAAGATTCACGCTTTTCCATTTTCCCCCCGACCGGGAACACCAGCCGCCGATATGCCAAATCAGGTAAATCGCGCAATTTCCAAAGAACGCGTACGCACAATAAATGACGTTGCGAACGCAAACCGTGCGGAATTTATGCAGGAACAAATTGGCAAGACAGTCCAGGTTTTAATGGAAGAAAACAATATCGCCCGTTGCCCACACGACATTGCCGTGAAAATTGATGGGTGTGCAATTGCGCCACGCACAATTTGCGATGTGAAATTAATCGATGTTGCGGATGATTATTTTATTGGCATTATGATTTAG
- a CDS encoding ATP-binding protein, with translation MAKIFLICGFLGAGKTTISKQLAKQYDAEYMNVDNHVMQMFARDEYESNWEKCFTTAEDDLWQKIQLCAQSNKNVVFDVGFWTRKSRDAARARARQIGMTPIVYYVYAPDEILKERIAQRPGKIAENNIKNFDTIKQMFEEPQADEDFIRIDNY, from the coding sequence ATGGCAAAGATATTTCTGATATGTGGATTCCTGGGGGCGGGCAAAACAACCATTTCAAAACAACTGGCCAAACAGTATGATGCAGAATATATGAATGTTGATAACCACGTAATGCAAATGTTTGCGCGTGACGAATATGAAAGCAACTGGGAAAAATGTTTTACCACAGCAGAAGATGATTTATGGCAAAAAATTCAACTGTGCGCACAATCGAATAAAAATGTTGTCTTTGATGTTGGATTTTGGACGCGCAAATCGCGTGACGCCGCGCGTGCACGCGCCAGACAAATTGGGATGACACCAATTGTATATTACGTTTATGCACCAGACGAAATCTTAAAGGAACGCATCGCGCAACGGCCGGGCAAAATCGCAGAAAACAACATCAAAAACTTTGATACAATTAAACAAATGTTCGAAGAACCCCAGGCAGATGAAGATTTTATACGCATTGATAATTATTAG